In Paenibacillus hexagrammi, the following are encoded in one genomic region:
- a CDS encoding MotE family protein, whose protein sequence is MADTSAEGTSYSALERFLIWFVIPFVFTAVLLFVLLSIFDYDIKSSIQNALHNTPVIGKVVPAPKEKASAADTDKSKGAEESAKSKDEEITKLNARITELETALQQSDATTQQKDQSLKDAEAKAADLEEKLKDKTQTEEEYKNKITELANLYASMSPSKAAPIMQNLTPKEMVLVFSMMKSDSRGAILEKMDPKVAAEASIGLKDVVPVKDQEIAALQERLKINGSSDTTQASTSVSKADLGQTFGNMTPKSASNVLLEMYKSSPEKVITILSGMDNTSRSKVMSALSDANKEVAAAITSKLAQ, encoded by the coding sequence ATGGCCGATACAAGTGCGGAAGGCACATCCTACAGTGCATTAGAGCGATTTCTAATTTGGTTTGTCATTCCTTTTGTATTTACGGCGGTTCTGCTCTTCGTTTTGCTGTCGATCTTCGATTATGACATCAAGAGCAGCATACAAAATGCTTTGCATAATACACCAGTGATTGGTAAGGTTGTACCTGCTCCGAAAGAGAAGGCTTCTGCTGCCGATACTGATAAATCTAAAGGTGCGGAAGAAAGTGCGAAGTCCAAAGATGAAGAGATAACAAAGCTAAATGCTCGAATTACGGAGCTCGAAACTGCGCTCCAACAATCGGACGCAACTACTCAACAGAAAGATCAGTCTTTAAAGGATGCTGAAGCTAAAGCTGCTGATTTGGAAGAAAAGTTGAAAGACAAGACTCAAACGGAAGAAGAATACAAGAATAAAATTACGGAGTTGGCTAACCTGTACGCGAGCATGTCACCAAGTAAAGCTGCCCCGATTATGCAAAATTTAACACCGAAGGAAATGGTGCTTGTCTTCTCCATGATGAAGTCGGACAGCCGCGGCGCTATTCTTGAGAAAATGGACCCGAAGGTTGCCGCTGAAGCATCTATCGGTCTAAAAGATGTAGTTCCGGTCAAAGACCAGGAGATTGCAGCACTGCAAGAAAGATTGAAGATTAACGGTAGTTCGGACACGACACAAGCATCGACATCCGTCAGCAAAGCCGATTTAGGTCAAACATTTGGAAATATGACTCCAAAAAGTGCTTCCAATGTACTGTTAGAAATGTATAAGTCTAGTCCAGAGAAGGTAATTACAATCCTTAGTGGAATGGACAATACATCGCGATCAAAAGTAATGTCGGCATTGTCAGATGCTAATAAAGAGGTCGCAGCAGCTATTACCTCCAAGCTGGCACAGTAA